ATGTCCGTTGGACCTCGTTTCCCCCGCGCAGATTCTGCTGCGTGCACAGCATGCCGCCGAAGGCGGCGCGCCGATCCGGGTGGAGGGCTTGAACGTGGCCAAGCTGATCGATGCGCGCGCACAGGCGCCGCTGCGCCAGGCGCTGGAGCAGGCCGAAGTGGTGCACATCGATGGCGCAGGCATCAGCCTGGGCCTGCACTGGTTCGGGGCGGACGTGCCGGCGCGCAGGGCCGGTATCGATCTGATGCAGGACATGTGCAGTCAGGCTGCCAGCAGCGGCGCCGGCGTCTATCTGCTCGGCGCCCGTCCGGCGGTAGTGGCCGCCGCCGCCGAGCGCCTGCGCACGGCGTGGCCCGGGCTGCATATTGCCGGCGTGCGCGATGGCTATTTCAGCGATGCAGAAGAACCATCGGTCATCGCGGCGATCCGTCAGTCCGGTGTGCGCTACCTCTTCATCGGCATCAGCTCGCCAAAGAAGGAGCTGTTCCTGGAAAAACACTGGCAGACCTTGGGTGTCCCGGTGGCCATGGGGGTGGGCGGCTCGTTCGACGTGCTGTCGGGGATGTTGCCGCGGGCACCGCGACTGATGCAGCGGTTTGGCATGGAGTGGCTGTTTCGGCTCGCGCTGGAACCACGCCGCCTGGCCTGGCGCTATCTGCGCACCAATGGAGCGTATCTGTTGCTGTTGGTGCGCGCGCGTCTCAGCAGACGCTACCGGGCGCAGGCGCTCACGACCTGGCGCACATGACAGCGGGCGCGGCTGCTAAGCGGCCAGCGCAGGCCGGGCTGGTGACCATCTGCCTGGGCATCTATCTGCTGTTCTGTCTGCAGCAAGTCGTGCTGACCGGACGCTACTTCGGGGTCGGTCTGTCGTTGGGATCGATGGCTATCCGCGGCGCCGCGCTCGGCCTGGGCGCATGGGCGCTGTGGCGGCATGGCGTTCCCGCATGCCTGCGCTGGCCATTGCTGTCGATTCTGCTGTGCATGGCCGCGCTGGCCGCATCGGTCCTGGCGTCCGATCATCCGGCATTGGCATTCAAGTATGCCGTGCGTTACGCCACCGCCTTGCTGTGGCTATGGGCATTGCTCAATCTGGCGGTGGCTTCGCCACGTTGGCCACGCGCCGCAACACTGGCCGCGTTGATCGCGGTGTGGATCAATCTCGCGCTGGGCATGGCCGTGCGGCTGCAGTGGCCGCCGGCACTGGAGTGGTCGCTGGCCTTCCATGCGCAGGACAGCTTCAAGTACCTGCCGCGGGTATCAGGCATGTACGACCATCCGGCACTGCTGGCGGCAACCTCCGTCATCGTCGCGTTGCTGACGATCCAGCTGTACCAGCGCAACGAGGTCGGTCGCAAGCAGCTGGCTGCGGCAGTACTGGCTGCCGTCGCGGCGCTGGCATTGAGTGAGGCGCGCAACCCGTTGTTGCCGGTGGCCGCGTTGATCCTCTGGTGGGCATGGTCGCGGCGCGGCGGGCCACGTCCTGTCCGCCGCACGGCCTGGATCGCCTCGCTCGGCCTGCTGGCCGTTGCCGGCTTCGTCCTGCGCCAACGCTACGCGGAGATGACCGGCGCGATGCACGAAACCACGCTGACCGCGCTCTCGCTGGGACGCACCTATCTATGGTCCGGTGCGATCAAGGCATGGCGCAGCCATCCATGGTTCGGGCTCGGTGCGGGCGTCTTTCAGTTTCTGGTTCCCGATTACACCGGTGGCCGCTTCGATCGCGGCGAACTGCATGCGCACAACGGTCTGCTGGCGGTGTTGTCGGAAACCGGCCTGTGCGGATTACTGGCCTGTCTGTGCCTGCTGTGGACGCTCTGGGTCCCGCTACTACGCACTCCTGCCGAACGCGGCTGGGCGCTGATCTGGTTGTTGTTCCTGGCTGGCTTGAACGTGTTCGACTTCTATCTGTTGTTCTATCCTTTTTCCCTGCATGCGGCATTGGCCCTCGCCCTGCTGTACGCCCGCCACTGCGTGCTCAGCGACGCACCGCAATCCAGGACTTGTTGAGGCCGTACCAGCGCTCGGCGATCAGCGTAGCGTCCGGGAATAGACGCGCCATGTCGCGCTTACGCAGCAGGCGAATATCGTCCACGAAACAACGCGCCTGCGCCCGCGTCTGCGGACGATCGATGCGGCCCAGGGGAACCCGGTACAACAACTCTGCCTGCCAGGCGCGTGGCAGGAATTGGACGCCGGGCGCCAGATAATGTGGCTCAATCGGAAACCAGTAATTGGGCGTCTGCACGTAGTACTGCGTGGCCACGCGACGGATTTCGTCTGCGAATGCGTGCATGCGCGCGGCATCGCCCACGTGCTCGATCACCGAATTGGAGTGGGCGATGTCGAACGCATTGTCGGCAAAGGCCAACGCACAGCCGTCGCCCTGCTGCGAACGCAGAAACGGTCGTGCGGTGGGCTGCGCGGAGTCGTCGAGATTGACCACCGTCACTTCGCAGGCATATTCGGCGAAGAAGGCGTCCGGCACGTGCGCCCAGTAGGCGAGCGTGCCGCCGACGTCGATCACCCGGCAATGACCTTGGCGCTTATGGCAGGCGCGTACCATCTCCAGGAACAAGCGCAAGCGCCGTGCACGCAGACGCGCACTGAGCGAATTGGGGTTGTTGTAATCGGCTTGCGCAGTCAGTGCCATCGACGCGACGAGCTCAGGCGTGCTGCAGGCGTTGACGCGGGACGTAGGCCCGTTCGTCCCGCGCCAGCAGCGTATCGAGAATGCAGCGAAACGCATGCCCATCACCGAACGGGTTGCGCCATGTCACCGAGCGTCCCAGCAGACGATCGGCGGCAGAGCGCAGCGCAACCTCGTCCAGGCTATGGGGGAGCTCTGCCCCACCGATCTGCAAGGTCTCCGGCCGCTCGGTATTGGTGCGCAGCACCAGACATTTGCGCTGCAGGATGCACGCCTCCTCCTGGATCCCGCCGCTATCGGTCATGATCAGGGCCGCACCCTGCTGGAGTGCCAGCATATCCAGATAACCGACCGGCCCAATCGCGCGCAACGTCCGATGCCGCTGGGCCGCAGCGCTTCCCAGCGCATCCAGGCGCGGGTGCATCGGAAACACCAATGGCAGGCCTTCGGCCTCGGAGATCGAGGTAACTGCCTGCATCAGGGCAGCAAAATGCACGGGGTCTTCGGTATTGGACCGGCGGTGGCAGGTGAGCAGGTGATAGCCGCCTTCAGGTAGCCCCAGGCGTTGCAGGATCGTCGACCGTCGCAGTGCGGTCTGGGCGTGCGCCAGCGTCGCATCGGCGACGGTGTTACCGGTGATGCGGATGCGTGCACCGGTCAGGCCTTCGTCGTGCAGGATCTGCGCCTGCAGCGCGGTTGGGCAGAACAGGTAATCGGACAAGTGGTCGATCAGAACGCGATTGACTTCCTCGGGCATGCTGCGATCGCGACTGCGCAGACCGGCCTCGACATGGGCAACGGCAATCTCCAGTTTGTTGGCAGCCATGGCGCCTGCCAAGGCGCTATTGGTGTCGCCCTGCACCACCACGACATCCGGCTGCAGCTTCGCCAGCACCGGTTCGATTCCGCATAACATCCGTCCGATCTGCACGCCATGCGGCGCGGAGCCTACGCCGAGATTGTAGTCGGCCGGAGGCAGACCCAGCTCGTCGAAGAACACCCGGTCCATCGCTTCGTCGTAGTGCTGGTTGGTATGGACGATCGAAAAATGCAGCCCATCGCGCAAACTGGCCGCGATCAGCGATGCCAGTTTGATGATTTCCGGGCGGGTGCCGAGAACATAGGTGATGTGCATGGGACTCCCGATCCGTGTTCAATAGGCGTCGCGGTCAAACAGCACGATCACGCAGGTCTGCGCGATGATGCTCAGATCCAGCCAGAGCGACCAATGCTGGATGTAGGAAAGATCGTGTTGGACGCGTTGGCGCATTTTTTCCACGGTGTCGGTCTCGCCGCGTAGGCCGTTGACCTGGGCCCAACCGGTGATGCCCGGCTTGACCCGCTGACGCTGCAGATAGTTCGGCACCAATTGCTGATATTGCGCGTTGTGAGCAACCGCATGCGGTCGCGGTCCGACGATGGCCATGTGTCCTTGCAGGACATTGAGGAACTGCGGCAATTCGTCGAGGCTGGTGCGCCGCAGAAACGCTCCGAAGCGGGTGACCCGAGGGTCTCCCCGGCAGGTCTGCGGCGCTGCGCTTGCCGCATCGTGCACCTGCATGCTGCGAAACTTCCATAATTGGAACGGGCGCCCGTCCCATCCATGCCGCATCTGCCGGAACAGCACCGGTCCGGGGCCGGAAAGCCTGACGCCCGCGGCCAGGGCCAGCATGAGCGGGGCGCTGGTCAGCACGACCGCCGTGGCCAACACGCGGTCGGTCGCCTCCTTCAGCATGCGCGACATACCCGTCAGCGGACGTACCGACAGTGACATCATCGGCAGGCCGGTCACGTCTTCCAGGCACGACTGACCCGGATAAACCGCGGACAGATCCGGAATCCAGCGTGCGTCCACGCAGCACGCATCCAGTTGGGCGATGCTCTGACGAAGCCGCGCCTCTTCGCGCATCGGCCAGGTGACCCACACGTCTCGGACATGCCGGGCTTCCAGCCAGCACGACAATCCAGCCATGCTGCCGAGCGCAAGGTCAGACGGTACCTGGAGCAATTCAATCCCGGTGCACGGCTGCTGCTGGATCCTCGTCGCCAGCTCGGCGGTGCGCTCGGGCGGACCGAGCAGGGCGATACGCCGCCGCCCGATGTTGTGGCGATACAACCAGGCAAGCGTCCCCTTCATGGCTTGTCGCACGCCCAGCAGACCGACACCGCCGCATCCCGCCCAGTAAACGCGAGAAAGCCGCGCCGGTTGCGCTCAGAAAGCTGATCGACATCAACACGCTCAGCACGATCGCCCACCCCGTCAACACGCGCCCCGCTACCATCGTCGGCGCCAGCTGCGGTCCTTGGCGATAGAGCGACAGGCGCCCGAACACCAGCAGCGTGAGCGCCGCTGCGGCGAGCAGCGCATAGGTGTAGCGAGGGGCCTCCGGCAACGCCAGTTGATCGACACGCAGGGCATAGGCGAGCAGCCCGCTGCCTGCCACAACGACCATGTCGGCGACTTTCACCAGGGCGGCAACCGACCCCAGCAGATCATTGGATAGCCTGGGGGCAGCGGCGGCACGTGGCAGCAGTGGGTCGAGCGAGCTCATCCGGCTGTCGCGGCCCTGCGGTGGACTAGCCAGCATGCGCATGAATTGATCAGCATCCCTCTCCCTTCATCCTTGGCGTTCTTCAACATGACGGCCTAACCGGCGGAAGCGTGCACCTGCCGATAGAGCGCAGCATAGGAGTGCACCATCGCCGCACCGGTAAAGTGCTGCCGATAGCGGCTCAACGCCTCCCGCCCCAACGCGCTGGCCACCTGCGGATGGTTCCATAGATAACGCATTGCATCGCGTAAGGCCACCGGATCGGCCGGCGCCACCACCAGGCCGGTCTGCCCAGCGACATTCACAAAACTGGTTCCTGTGCCGATTTCACAGGAAATCATCGGTTTGGCATGCATCGCCGCCTCCAGCAAGGTAATTCCGAACGCTTCCGAACGCAGATGCGAGGGAAACACCAGCCCTTCGCAAAGCGACAGCAAGGCATGCTTGTCGGCCTCGTCAAGCACGCCCAGAAAGTGGACATCGGTCAAGCCGAGTTGCCGCGCCTGCTGGCGCAAACGTGCGCCTTCCGGCCCGTCTCCAACGATGGCCACCGGGATCTGCGTCTCGCGAACGGCCTGCAGCAGGTATTGCAGACCCTTGTAATAACGCAGGACGCCGACGAACAGAAAAAACCGCGGGCCCAGCCGCGTGCGCCAGCGCTGCGCGCGTTCGGTGTCCGGAGTGTGGTGGCTGGATTGGTCCAGTCCGATCGGTATCACGCTCAGCTTGGGCTGATAACCGGCCAGGACCGGGCTGGTGGCGCGGTAATTCGGCGACGTCGCAACGATATGGTCAACGCGGTCGAGAAATCGTCGTTGCAGCGGCCGATACAGGCGCAGCAGGTGTCGTTGCCGCACGATGTCGGAGTGATACGTCAGCACCGAGGGCGTTCGGGCTGCGCCCGCCAGGTGCAGCAGATCCATGAACGGCCAAGGATAATGGTAGTGGATCAGGTCGAAGCGCCGGGCCAGGCGCGCGAAGTGCCGCAGCAAGCGCATCGACACCGGCATCGAGGCCACTTCGAAGTCGCGTTGAAAGCGATGCAACGTGTAGGGCCCCTGCGCGCTGATCCCCGCCAGACGGTCATCGGCACAGAGAGTCGCCACTTCGCTGTGCACGGCATACCGGTGCGATTGCATGGCGAGCGTGCGTATGACCTGTTCGGTTCCGCCCATCGTCTCGGGCAAGCTGGTCTTGTAGACGTGCAGCACCCGCAGCGGAGAGGATGCGGGGCTCAAGCGGCCAACACGTGTCGGTAGACGTCGGCCGTCGCTGCAGCGCAACGCTGCCAGCTGAACTGGGCGGCGCGCTGCAGCCCGGCCCGACTCGCGGCCTGGCGCCAGACCGCATCGTCGATACCTCTCGCCAGCAATTGGGCCAAGGCAGTGCTGTCTGCAGGATCGAACAGTGCCGCGGCATCGGCAGCCACTTCCGGTAATGCCGACGCGGACGAACAAAGGACCGGCGTGCCGCTGGCCATTGCCTCCAGTACCGGAAGACCGAAGCCTTCGTAGAGCGAGGGAAACACGAACAGGCGCGCACCGGCCACCAGCGCCGGCAAGCTGTCTTGTGGGACATAACCGAGATAGCGCAGCCAACCGGCCTGTTCGGCACGTTGCATGCGCGCATGCAGAGACTCGCTCGACCAGCCGCTGTGGCCAGCGATCACCAACGGGTAGCGAACGCGCAATGCGGCGGGCAAGGCAGCATATGCTGTCAGCAGGATGTCGATGTTCTTCCGCGGTTCGATGGTACTCACGCATAAGCAGTACGCATCGGTCTCCAGGCCCAGTGCTTGCAGCGGCGCAGCCAGCTCGGCCGGGGCATGCGGGCGGAATGCCGCATCTGCCGCCAATGGAATCGCGCGAACACGCTCGAGCGGCAACCGGAAATGTGCGGCGATCTCCTGCCGCGAGAACTCGGACACCGTCACGATCAGCTGTGCGCGTCGCACCGCCAGCGCCAGCTCCTTGCGCATGTAGCGCACCCGGTCGGCACGGTGACACTGCGGCCAGCGATAGACCGAAATGTCGTGGAACGTCGCGATGCTCGGACCTGCATACGCAGGGACGTAGTAGTTGCACCCATGAAACAACGCCTTCTGCCCGCGCAGGGCACGCGCCTTGGCCAGGTTATTGAGACGTCGGTAGGCATCCGTGGCAACCTCGATGCGCGAGAAACGATCGCGCATCCACGGTGTCACCGTGGATGCCGATCCTGGGTCGGGGCGTTGCTGCACCAAGCGTCGCCCGTGCAGGTACTGCAACGACTCGATCTGCGGCAAGCGCGCCAGATGCACGGCAAGCTCCTGCGTATAACGTCCTACGCCGGTGAGCGGGTGACGAATCGATTCGGTAGCCAGGATGATGCGCACGACGCGTGGCGGCGATCAGGACCGCGGGAGGACGACATTGCAGGTGGCTGGGGCACACAGTGCCATCAGCTGCCTGCCGGTATCGGGATACAGCGACTGGCATCGACCCATTCCATGCTCCTCGTGGCGACCGACTCAGTCTACCCGCTGTGGATGATTCAGGCCTACCCGCCGTCAACGATCCAGGCGACGCCGCAAAATTAGGCAATCTTCATGCCACGGCGACGTCACTCCACGCACGCTGCACTGGATCTTCACCTTGGGAGCGCCTTGTGATCCGTCTTGTTGTTTCTCTTGCAGCTACCGTATTGTTGTCGGCCTGCGCCTCCAATCAGGTGGCACAGGTGCAGCCGATCGACGGCGTGATCTCCGGCCAATGCCATATCGACAGCGTGCGCGGCATCGTGGGCCTGGCTGCGGCCAGGCAGACCGTGGAGCGCGCGCGTGTGGACAGCGACAGCCTGCAGGTGAGCGTGCGTCCGGGCGAACGCGCCACCGGCGGCACCACCGCCAGCGGGCTGGCCGATCCGGCGCAGGGTGCCAGTGCCAGCGGCGGCGAACACCTCACCATCGAGACCGGGCCGAACAACAACATCACTGCGGTGTATTGCGGCTAAGAATCGGGATTCGGGATTCGGGATTCGGGATTCGGGATTCGGGATTCGGGATTCGGGATTCGGGATTCGGGATTCGAAAAGCATCGCGGCTTTTCGGTTCCCGATCCAGCCCATTCACTTGCGTTTCGAATTGCTCTTGGTGGTCGTCTTTAGCTTGGCACGCGAGGCAGTGAGGAACTTCAGCGTGGCTGCCT
The window above is part of the Xanthomonas cassavae CFBP 4642 genome. Proteins encoded here:
- a CDS encoding WecB/TagA/CpsF family glycosyltransferase; its protein translation is MDLVSPAQILLRAQHAAEGGAPIRVEGLNVAKLIDARAQAPLRQALEQAEVVHIDGAGISLGLHWFGADVPARRAGIDLMQDMCSQAASSGAGVYLLGARPAVVAAAAERLRTAWPGLHIAGVRDGYFSDAEEPSVIAAIRQSGVRYLFIGISSPKKELFLEKHWQTLGVPVAMGVGGSFDVLSGMLPRAPRLMQRFGMEWLFRLALEPRRLAWRYLRTNGAYLLLLVRARLSRRYRAQALTTWRT
- a CDS encoding O-antigen ligase family protein, with product MTAGAAAKRPAQAGLVTICLGIYLLFCLQQVVLTGRYFGVGLSLGSMAIRGAALGLGAWALWRHGVPACLRWPLLSILLCMAALAASVLASDHPALAFKYAVRYATALLWLWALLNLAVASPRWPRAATLAALIAVWINLALGMAVRLQWPPALEWSLAFHAQDSFKYLPRVSGMYDHPALLAATSVIVALLTIQLYQRNEVGRKQLAAAVLAAVAALALSEARNPLLPVAALILWWAWSRRGGPRPVRRTAWIASLGLLAVAGFVLRQRYAEMTGAMHETTLTALSLGRTYLWSGAIKAWRSHPWFGLGAGVFQFLVPDYTGGRFDRGELHAHNGLLAVLSETGLCGLLACLCLLWTLWVPLLRTPAERGWALIWLLFLAGLNVFDFYLLFYPFSLHAALALALLYARHCVLSDAPQSRTC
- a CDS encoding methyltransferase domain-containing protein — translated: MALTAQADYNNPNSLSARLRARRLRLFLEMVRACHKRQGHCRVIDVGGTLAYWAHVPDAFFAEYACEVTVVNLDDSAQPTARPFLRSQQGDGCALAFADNAFDIAHSNSVIEHVGDAARMHAFADEIRRVATQYYVQTPNYWFPIEPHYLAPGVQFLPRAWQAELLYRVPLGRIDRPQTRAQARCFVDDIRLLRKRDMARLFPDATLIAERWYGLNKSWIAVRR
- the wecB gene encoding non-hydrolyzing UDP-N-acetylglucosamine 2-epimerase, which encodes MHITYVLGTRPEIIKLASLIAASLRDGLHFSIVHTNQHYDEAMDRVFFDELGLPPADYNLGVGSAPHGVQIGRMLCGIEPVLAKLQPDVVVVQGDTNSALAGAMAANKLEIAVAHVEAGLRSRDRSMPEEVNRVLIDHLSDYLFCPTALQAQILHDEGLTGARIRITGNTVADATLAHAQTALRRSTILQRLGLPEGGYHLLTCHRRSNTEDPVHFAALMQAVTSISEAEGLPLVFPMHPRLDALGSAAAQRHRTLRAIGPVGYLDMLALQQGAALIMTDSGGIQEEACILQRKCLVLRTNTERPETLQIGGAELPHSLDEVALRSAADRLLGRSVTWRNPFGDGHAFRCILDTLLARDERAYVPRQRLQHA
- a CDS encoding undecaprenyl-phosphate glucose phosphotransferase — its product is MRQAMKGTLAWLYRHNIGRRRIALLGPPERTAELATRIQQQPCTGIELLQVPSDLALGSMAGLSCWLEARHVRDVWVTWPMREEARLRQSIAQLDACCVDARWIPDLSAVYPGQSCLEDVTGLPMMSLSVRPLTGMSRMLKEATDRVLATAVVLTSAPLMLALAAGVRLSGPGPVLFRQMRHGWDGRPFQLWKFRSMQVHDAASAAPQTCRGDPRVTRFGAFLRRTSLDELPQFLNVLQGHMAIVGPRPHAVAHNAQYQQLVPNYLQRQRVKPGITGWAQVNGLRGETDTVEKMRQRVQHDLSYIQHWSLWLDLSIIAQTCVIVLFDRDAY
- a CDS encoding glycosyltransferase; this translates as MSPASSPLRVLHVYKTSLPETMGGTEQVIRTLAMQSHRYAVHSEVATLCADDRLAGISAQGPYTLHRFQRDFEVASMPVSMRLLRHFARLARRFDLIHYHYPWPFMDLLHLAGAARTPSVLTYHSDIVRQRHLLRLYRPLQRRFLDRVDHIVATSPNYRATSPVLAGYQPKLSVIPIGLDQSSHHTPDTERAQRWRTRLGPRFFLFVGVLRYYKGLQYLLQAVRETQIPVAIVGDGPEGARLRQQARQLGLTDVHFLGVLDEADKHALLSLCEGLVFPSHLRSEAFGITLLEAAMHAKPMISCEIGTGTSFVNVAGQTGLVVAPADPVALRDAMRYLWNHPQVASALGREALSRYRQHFTGAAMVHSYAALYRQVHASAG
- a CDS encoding glycosyltransferase family 4 protein, yielding MRIILATESIRHPLTGVGRYTQELAVHLARLPQIESLQYLHGRRLVQQRPDPGSASTVTPWMRDRFSRIEVATDAYRRLNNLAKARALRGQKALFHGCNYYVPAYAGPSIATFHDISVYRWPQCHRADRVRYMRKELALAVRRAQLIVTVSEFSRQEIAAHFRLPLERVRAIPLAADAAFRPHAPAELAAPLQALGLETDAYCLCVSTIEPRKNIDILLTAYAALPAALRVRYPLVIAGHSGWSSESLHARMQRAEQAGWLRYLGYVPQDSLPALVAGARLFVFPSLYEGFGLPVLEAMASGTPVLCSSASALPEVAADAAALFDPADSTALAQLLARGIDDAVWRQAASRAGLQRAAQFSWQRCAAATADVYRHVLAA